One window from the genome of Streptomyces sp. WZ-12 encodes:
- a CDS encoding Stk1 family PASTA domain-containing Ser/Thr kinase produces the protein MSQDGAQGQFGGRSVGGGRYQLRDLLGAGGMASVHLAYDSVLDREVAIKTLHTELGREQAFRERFRREAQSVAKLTHTNIVSVFDSGEDELDGGMVPYIIMEYVSGQPLRSALDADIAQHGAMPTDKALKVTADVLAALEASHEMGLVHRDIKPGNVMMTKRNVVKVMDFGIARAMQSGVTSMTQTGMVVGTPQYLSPEQALGRGVDARSDLYSVGIMLFELLTGQLPFDADSPLAIAYAHVQEEPPVPSSINRSLPPAVDALVARALKKNPNDRFPTAEAMRDECLRIAGSGQSGATPLIISGGPRARTSGASVSSAVFPTASGNPQAPVPPNVQQPYQPTQPAFGPSTPPPVNNAYPTPAPGPAPTPAPFANAGFQAPPPPFPGPPAPPVARGMPPARPRKNNSPVIIVAAVVGVIVVTAIAVGIGLSAGSDGGSGGTDNPTPGYSYSSPTSNVRPEDKTATVQTSECTNPTPSYSEKGKVLFPNFKFKNLESVKQCIEAAGWKYKVVREENDGIWGKNTVTDQTPAAVSWWNPRSNDTIRLTISTGRSN, from the coding sequence ATGAGCCAGGACGGCGCTCAGGGCCAGTTCGGGGGCCGTTCGGTCGGCGGTGGACGTTACCAGCTTCGTGATCTTCTCGGCGCCGGCGGCATGGCCTCCGTCCACCTCGCCTACGACAGCGTGCTGGACCGCGAGGTCGCGATCAAGACGCTGCACACCGAGCTCGGCCGCGAGCAGGCGTTCCGCGAGCGCTTCCGCCGCGAGGCGCAGTCAGTGGCGAAGCTCACGCACACCAACATCGTCTCGGTCTTCGACTCCGGCGAGGACGAGCTCGACGGCGGCATGGTGCCGTACATCATCATGGAGTACGTCTCCGGCCAGCCGCTGCGTTCCGCGCTCGACGCCGACATCGCCCAGCACGGCGCGATGCCGACCGACAAGGCGCTGAAGGTGACCGCCGACGTGCTCGCCGCGCTGGAGGCGAGCCACGAGATGGGCCTGGTCCACCGGGACATCAAGCCGGGCAACGTCATGATGACCAAGCGCAACGTCGTCAAGGTCATGGACTTCGGCATCGCCCGCGCCATGCAGTCCGGCGTGACGTCGATGACGCAGACCGGCATGGTCGTCGGCACCCCGCAGTACCTCTCGCCCGAGCAGGCCCTGGGCCGTGGCGTGGACGCCCGCTCCGACCTGTACTCGGTCGGCATCATGCTCTTCGAGCTGCTGACCGGTCAGCTCCCGTTCGACGCGGACTCGCCGCTGGCCATCGCCTACGCCCACGTCCAGGAAGAGCCGCCGGTCCCGTCGAGCATCAACCGCTCGCTGCCGCCGGCGGTGGACGCGCTGGTCGCCCGGGCACTGAAGAAGAACCCCAACGACCGGTTCCCCACGGCCGAGGCGATGCGGGACGAGTGCCTGCGGATCGCCGGGTCCGGGCAGTCCGGGGCGACGCCGCTGATCATCAGCGGGGGGCCGCGGGCCCGCACCAGCGGGGCCTCGGTCTCCTCCGCGGTGTTCCCCACCGCCTCCGGCAACCCGCAGGCGCCGGTACCGCCCAACGTCCAGCAGCCGTACCAGCCGACCCAGCCGGCCTTCGGCCCGTCGACGCCGCCGCCGGTCAACAACGCCTACCCGACGCCCGCCCCGGGTCCGGCCCCGACGCCGGCGCCGTTCGCCAACGCCGGCTTCCAGGCCCCGCCTCCGCCGTTCCCCGGGCCGCCCGCGCCCCCGGTGGCGAGGGGAATGCCGCCGGCGCGCCCGCGGAAGAACAACAGCCCGGTGATCATCGTGGCGGCGGTGGTGGGCGTCATCGTGGTCACCGCGATAGCCGTAGGCATCGGTCTGAGCGCCGGATCCGACGGCGGCAGCGGCGGCACCGACAACCCGACGCCCGGGTACTCCTACTCCTCGCCCACGTCGAACGTCCGCCCCGAGGACAAGACGGCGACGGTCCAGACGTCCGAGTGCACCAACCCGACGCCGAGCTACAGCGAGAAGGGCAAGGTGCTCTTCCCCAACTTCAAGTTCAAGAACCTGGAGTCGGTCAAGCAGTGCATCGAGGCCGCCGGCTGGAAGTACAAGGTGGTCAGGGAGGAGAACGACGGTATCTGGGGCAAGAACACCGTCACCGACCAGACCCCGGCCGCCGTCAGTTGGTGGAACCCACGCAGCAACGACACCATCCGGCTGACCATCTCGACCGGTCGCAGCAACTGA
- a CDS encoding protein kinase domain-containing protein: MAPTQRPEGPSDPDATGSHVPDAPEMWGNGGLVGDGRYRLTHRLGRGGMAEVFAAEDVRLGRTVAVKLLRADLAEDPVSKARFTREAQSVAGLNHHAVVAVYDSGEDFVGGNTVPYIVMELVEGHTIRDLLLNADAPPPDQALIIVSGVLEALAYSHQHGIVHRDIKPANVIITNSGAVKVMDFGIARALHGAQSTMTQTGMVMGTPQYLSPEQALGKTVDTRSDLYATGCLLYELLAQRPPFTGETPLSVVYQHVQDMPVPPSQVAESVPPELDGLVMRSLAKDPDDRFQTAEEMRGLVQYSLQMLHEQGGHTGTWNTGPVALPEGGHTMALRGGAAETTVLPHPDAGQTTAQPALTRGMRDDDGGYEGGYRQSKGGRGKIWLIAVLALVAIAAGVAFAVKNSGGSSHTPQQPPVSHSPSSSPSDETSQSPSDEPSTPETYPGGTSGGGSGYTHRPSRQPSTQPSSAPPTTSSPSSEPPTDTTGGTSDGGTTGGKTTGGTTGGGDNTGGSADGGKTTGGTNTGGTNTGGTNTGGTPGTNGGTGGTPLGGTTAG, translated from the coding sequence ATGGCACCGACGCAGCGCCCCGAAGGGCCGTCCGATCCTGACGCCACCGGCTCGCATGTCCCCGACGCACCGGAGATGTGGGGCAACGGCGGGCTGGTCGGCGACGGGCGCTACCGCCTGACGCACCGGCTCGGCCGCGGCGGCATGGCGGAGGTGTTCGCCGCCGAGGACGTGCGCCTGGGCCGCACCGTCGCGGTGAAGCTGCTGCGCGCCGACCTCGCCGAGGACCCGGTGTCCAAGGCCCGCTTCACCCGCGAGGCACAGTCGGTGGCCGGGCTGAACCACCACGCGGTCGTGGCCGTGTACGACTCCGGCGAGGACTTCGTCGGCGGCAACACCGTGCCCTACATCGTGATGGAGCTGGTCGAGGGCCACACCATCCGCGATCTGCTGCTCAACGCGGACGCCCCGCCGCCGGACCAGGCGTTGATCATCGTCTCCGGTGTGCTGGAGGCGCTGGCCTACAGCCACCAGCACGGCATCGTGCACCGCGACATCAAGCCCGCCAACGTCATCATCACCAACAGCGGCGCCGTGAAGGTGATGGACTTCGGCATCGCCCGCGCCCTGCACGGCGCGCAGTCGACCATGACCCAGACCGGCATGGTCATGGGCACCCCGCAGTACCTCTCCCCGGAGCAGGCGCTCGGCAAGACCGTCGACACCCGCTCCGACCTCTACGCCACCGGCTGCCTGCTGTACGAACTCCTCGCGCAGCGGCCGCCGTTCACCGGTGAGACCCCGCTCTCGGTCGTCTACCAGCACGTCCAGGACATGCCGGTGCCGCCCTCGCAGGTCGCCGAGTCGGTGCCGCCGGAGCTGGACGGCCTGGTCATGCGGTCGCTGGCCAAGGACCCCGACGACCGTTTTCAGACCGCCGAGGAGATGCGCGGTCTGGTCCAGTACTCGTTGCAGATGCTGCACGAGCAGGGCGGCCACACCGGCACCTGGAACACCGGCCCGGTCGCGCTGCCCGAGGGCGGCCACACCATGGCCCTGCGCGGCGGTGCCGCCGAGACCACGGTCCTCCCCCACCCCGACGCCGGGCAGACCACGGCGCAGCCGGCCCTGACGCGCGGGATGCGGGACGACGACGGCGGTTACGAGGGCGGGTACCGGCAGTCCAAGGGCGGCCGCGGCAAGATCTGGCTGATCGCGGTGCTCGCGCTGGTCGCCATCGCGGCGGGCGTGGCCTTCGCGGTGAAGAACAGCGGCGGCTCCAGCCACACCCCGCAGCAGCCGCCGGTCTCCCACTCCCCCTCGTCGTCGCCGTCGGACGAGACCAGCCAGTCGCCGTCGGACGAGCCGAGCACCCCCGAGACCTACCCGGGCGGTACCAGCGGCGGCGGGAGCGGCTACACCCACCGGCCGAGCCGTCAGCCCAGCACCCAGCCGTCGTCCGCGCCGCCCACCACGTCGTCGCCGTCCTCGGAGCCGCCGACCGACACCACGGGCGGGACGAGCGACGGCGGTACCACCGGCGGGAAGACCACCGGCGGGACGACGGGCGGCGGTGACAACACCGGCGGGTCTGCCGACGGTGGGAAGACCACCGGCGGCACCAACACGGGCGGCACCAACACCGGTGGTACCAACACCGGCGGCACCCCGGGCACCAACGGCGGCACCGGCGGCACGCCCCTGGGCGGGACGACCGCCGGCTGA
- a CDS encoding phosphotransferase, with product MLRSSVVRSAAMPDRDTLGSLLRHYDRAGAPLSCEPVAEGLLNHGYFLATTGGRYFLKHHLDGDRVALARQHRATRRLAGRGLPVVPPVTGTDGRTFTVLDGRCYALHPWIEGRHLSGTALTTGQSRRLGALLGLVHTTLERVMADEPAPPRPPGTDAAADPERTFETIDELLALARGARPRTSFDELAEHRLLERRALLERQAHRRPAPGAEPAAGWVHGDFHPLNVLYRGAEPAAIVDWDRLGVQPRAEEAVRAAAIFFVRPCGTLDLTKVAAYADAYRSVCGAGPEELAAAVHRVWWERLNDFWMLTWRYQLGDRRTDPQFPAAAALAVWWTRELPAVRRAFTG from the coding sequence GTGCTGCGCTCATCTGTAGTCCGGTCGGCGGCGATGCCCGACCGCGACACCCTCGGATCCCTGTTGCGCCACTACGACCGTGCCGGGGCGCCACTGTCCTGCGAGCCCGTCGCCGAAGGACTGCTCAACCACGGCTACTTCCTGGCGACCACCGGCGGCCGCTACTTCCTCAAACACCACCTCGACGGCGACCGCGTCGCGCTCGCCCGCCAGCACCGCGCCACCCGCCGGCTGGCCGGCCGCGGTCTGCCGGTCGTCCCGCCCGTCACCGGCACCGACGGCCGGACCTTCACCGTCCTGGACGGCCGCTGCTACGCCCTGCACCCGTGGATCGAGGGCCGACATCTCAGCGGCACCGCGCTGACCACCGGTCAGTCGCGCCGGCTCGGCGCCCTGCTCGGGCTCGTCCACACCACGTTGGAGCGGGTGATGGCCGACGAGCCGGCGCCGCCCCGGCCGCCCGGTACGGACGCCGCCGCCGATCCCGAGCGGACCTTCGAGACGATCGACGAACTGCTGGCGCTGGCCCGCGGCGCCCGCCCGCGCACCAGCTTCGACGAGCTCGCCGAGCACCGCCTCCTGGAGCGCCGGGCCCTGCTGGAGCGGCAGGCGCACCGCCGGCCGGCCCCCGGCGCGGAGCCGGCGGCGGGCTGGGTGCACGGGGACTTCCACCCGCTGAACGTGCTCTACCGCGGCGCCGAACCGGCCGCGATCGTCGACTGGGACCGGCTGGGCGTGCAGCCCCGCGCCGAGGAGGCGGTGCGCGCCGCCGCGATCTTCTTCGTCCGCCCCTGCGGGACGCTGGACTTGACGAAGGTCGCCGCGTACGCCGACGCCTACCGGAGCGTGTGCGGGGCCGGCCCCGAGGAGCTGGCCGCGGCCGTCCACCGGGTGTGGTGGGAGCGGTTGAACGACTTCTGGATGCTCACCTGGCGCTACCAGCTCGGCGACCGGCGGACCGATCCGCAGTTCCCCGCGGCGGCCGCACTGGCGGTGTGGTGGACCCGTGAACTCCCCGCCGTGCGGCGGGCGTTCACGGGCTGA
- a CDS encoding pyridoxamine 5'-phosphate oxidase family protein — translation MLTDVFRAIELLSTTPYGRVSASRRALPFTTVTRHLVVDGRLLLRLHRGYDYHRALDGSVVAYEADNVGGARDTWSVQCTGTARVIEPTAGERELFGRTPRLADGVPYDPVYLRVAPEFVTLHHLTDVPVFGFAHPL, via the coding sequence ATGCTCACCGACGTCTTCCGTGCCATCGAGCTGCTGAGCACGACCCCCTACGGCCGGGTGTCGGCCAGCCGGCGGGCGCTCCCCTTCACCACCGTGACCCGGCACCTCGTCGTCGACGGCCGGCTGCTCCTGCGGCTGCACCGCGGCTACGACTACCACCGGGCGCTGGACGGCAGCGTCGTGGCGTACGAGGCGGACAACGTCGGCGGCGCCCGCGACACCTGGTCCGTGCAGTGCACCGGGACCGCCCGGGTCATCGAACCGACCGCGGGGGAACGGGAGTTGTTCGGCCGCACCCCGCGGCTGGCCGACGGGGTACCGTACGATCCGGTCTACCTGCGGGTCGCGCCGGAGTTCGTGACGCTGCATCACCTCACGGACGTCCCGGTCTTCGGATTTGCACACCCTCTGTAA
- a CDS encoding response regulator: protein MREDGKITVFLLDDHEVVRRGVHEMLSVEEDIEVVGEAGTAADALVRIPATRPDVAVLDVRLPDGSGVEVCREVRSQNEDIKCLMLTSFADDEALFDAIMAGASGYVLKAIRGSELLSAVRDVAAGKSLLDPVATARVLERLRDGNATKSDDRLASLTEQERKILDLIGEGLTNRAIGERLHLAEKTIKNYVSSLLSKLGMERRSQAAAYVARRQAERR from the coding sequence GTGCGCGAAGACGGAAAAATCACGGTTTTCCTGCTCGATGACCACGAAGTGGTCCGGCGGGGTGTCCACGAAATGCTGTCGGTCGAGGAAGACATCGAGGTGGTCGGCGAGGCCGGCACCGCGGCCGATGCGCTGGTCAGGATCCCGGCGACCCGTCCGGACGTGGCCGTGCTCGACGTCCGGCTCCCGGACGGCAGCGGCGTCGAGGTCTGCCGCGAGGTCCGCTCGCAGAACGAGGACATCAAGTGCCTGATGCTCACCTCGTTCGCCGATGACGAGGCCCTCTTCGACGCGATCATGGCCGGTGCGTCCGGTTATGTCCTCAAGGCGATCCGGGGCAGCGAACTCCTCTCCGCCGTCCGCGACGTGGCGGCCGGAAAGTCGCTGCTCGACCCGGTGGCCACCGCCCGCGTCCTGGAACGACTTCGCGACGGCAACGCCACCAAGAGCGACGACCGGCTGGCGAGCCTCACCGAACAGGAACGCAAGATCCTCGATCTGATCGGGGAGGGACTGACCAATCGCGCAATCGGCGAACGCCTTCACCTCGCCGAAAAGACGATCAAGAATTACGTTTCCAGCCTGCTTTCCAAGCTGGGTATGGAACGCCGTTCGCAGGCCGCCGCCTATGTCGCACGGCGGCAGGCGGAAAGGCGCTGA
- the pdhA gene encoding pyruvate dehydrogenase (acetyl-transferring) E1 component subunit alpha, whose product MTVEGTAERKTARDGSKRTTAKKATTKKASPSRARNSAGPDQAEQDELVQLLTPEGIRVEHPDYAIDLTAEELRGLYRDMVLTRRFDAEATTLQRQGELGLWASLLGQEAAQIGSGRALRDDDYVFPTYREHGVAWCRGVDPTNLLGMFRGVNHGGWDPNSNNFHLYTIVIGSQTLHATGYAMGVQKDGADSAVIAYFGDGASSQGDVAESFTFSAVYNAPVVFFCQNNQWAISERTEKQTRVPLYQRARGFGFPGVRVDGNDVLACLAVTKAALERARTGQGPMLIEAFTYRMGAHTTSDDPTRYRPDEETLAWEAKDPILRLRKYLEASGLVDDAYLAAIEEESDVLGKRVRDVVRAMPDPDHLAIFENVYADGHALVDEERAQFAAYQASFADADAAAEGN is encoded by the coding sequence GTGACCGTGGAAGGCACTGCCGAGCGGAAAACCGCCCGCGACGGCAGCAAGCGCACCACCGCCAAAAAGGCGACGACGAAAAAGGCGTCGCCGTCCAGGGCCAGGAACAGCGCCGGGCCGGACCAGGCGGAGCAGGACGAGCTCGTACAACTCCTGACCCCGGAAGGGATTCGGGTCGAGCACCCGGATTACGCGATCGACCTCACCGCCGAGGAACTGCGCGGGCTCTACCGCGACATGGTGCTCACCCGGCGGTTCGACGCCGAGGCGACCACCCTCCAGCGCCAGGGCGAACTGGGCCTGTGGGCCTCGCTGCTGGGCCAGGAGGCCGCCCAGATCGGCTCCGGCCGCGCGCTGCGCGACGACGACTACGTCTTCCCCACCTACCGGGAGCACGGCGTGGCCTGGTGCCGCGGCGTCGACCCGACGAACCTGCTGGGGATGTTCCGCGGCGTCAACCACGGCGGCTGGGATCCCAACAGCAACAACTTCCACCTCTACACCATCGTCATCGGCTCGCAGACGCTGCACGCGACCGGCTACGCGATGGGCGTGCAGAAGGACGGCGCCGATTCCGCGGTCATCGCGTATTTCGGTGACGGCGCCTCCAGCCAGGGCGACGTCGCCGAGTCCTTCACCTTCTCCGCGGTCTACAACGCCCCGGTCGTCTTCTTCTGCCAGAACAACCAGTGGGCGATCTCCGAGCGCACCGAGAAGCAGACCCGCGTCCCCCTCTACCAGCGCGCCCGGGGCTTCGGCTTCCCCGGCGTCCGGGTCGACGGCAACGACGTGCTGGCCTGTCTCGCGGTGACCAAGGCGGCGCTGGAGCGGGCGCGCACCGGCCAAGGCCCCATGCTCATCGAGGCGTTCACCTATCGGATGGGTGCCCACACCACCTCCGACGACCCGACGCGGTACCGCCCCGACGAGGAGACGCTGGCCTGGGAGGCCAAGGACCCGATCCTGCGGCTGCGGAAGTACCTGGAGGCTTCGGGGCTCGTCGACGACGCCTACCTCGCCGCGATCGAGGAGGAGAGCGACGTCCTGGGCAAGCGGGTCCGCGACGTCGTACGGGCGATGCCTGACCCGGATCACCTGGCGATCTTCGAGAACGTCTACGCCGACGGGCATGCGCTCGTCGATGAGGAGCGCGCGCAGTTCGCCGCCTACCAGGCGTCCTTCGCCGACGCCGACGCCGCCGCGGAGGGGAACTGA
- a CDS encoding alpha-ketoacid dehydrogenase subunit beta, which produces MAVHEKITIAKAINASLRASMEADPKVLVMGEDVGKLGGVFRVTDGLQKDFGDERVIDTPLAESGIVGTAIGLALRGYRPVVEIQFDGFVFPAYDQIVTQLAKMHARALGKVKVPVVIRIPYAGGIGAVEHHSESPEALFAHVAGLKIVSPSNSSDAYWMLQQAIAGDDPVIYFEPKRRYHDKSRLDTESIPDPLHKARITRPGSDLTLAAYGPMVKVCEDVAKVAAEEGKSVEVVDLRSISPIDFDTVQSSVEKTGRLVVVHEAPVFFGSGAEIAARITERCFYHLEAPVLRVGGFHAPYPPSRLEDEYLPGLDRVLDAVDRALAY; this is translated from the coding sequence ATGGCCGTCCACGAGAAGATCACCATCGCCAAGGCGATCAACGCGTCGCTGCGGGCCTCCATGGAGGCCGACCCCAAGGTCCTCGTCATGGGTGAGGACGTCGGCAAGTTGGGCGGCGTCTTCCGCGTCACCGACGGCCTGCAGAAGGACTTCGGCGACGAGCGGGTGATCGACACCCCGCTTGCCGAGTCCGGCATCGTCGGCACCGCGATCGGCCTGGCCCTGCGCGGCTACCGCCCGGTCGTGGAGATCCAGTTCGACGGTTTCGTCTTCCCCGCCTACGACCAGATCGTCACCCAGCTCGCGAAGATGCACGCCCGGGCGCTGGGCAAGGTCAAGGTGCCGGTCGTCATCCGCATCCCCTACGCGGGCGGCATCGGCGCCGTCGAGCACCACTCCGAGTCGCCCGAGGCGCTGTTCGCGCACGTCGCCGGACTCAAGATCGTCTCTCCGTCGAACTCCTCCGACGCCTACTGGATGCTCCAGCAGGCCATCGCCGGCGACGACCCGGTCATCTACTTCGAGCCCAAGCGCCGTTACCACGACAAGTCGCGCCTGGACACCGAGTCGATCCCGGACCCGCTGCACAAGGCGCGGATCACCAGGCCCGGCTCCGACCTCACGCTGGCCGCCTACGGCCCGATGGTGAAGGTCTGCGAGGACGTCGCCAAGGTCGCGGCCGAGGAGGGCAAGTCGGTCGAGGTCGTCGACCTGCGCTCGATCTCCCCGATCGACTTCGACACCGTGCAGTCCTCGGTGGAGAAGACCGGCCGGCTGGTCGTCGTCCACGAGGCGCCGGTCTTCTTCGGTTCGGGTGCGGAGATCGCCGCCCGGATCACCGAGCGCTGCTTCTACCACCTGGAGGCTCCGGTGCTGCGGGTCGGCGGCTTCCACGCCCCCTATCCGCCGTCCAGGCTGGAGGACGAGTACCTTCCGGGACTGGACCGGGTGCTCGACGCCGTTGACCGCGCGTTGGCGTACTGA
- a CDS encoding dihydrolipoamide acetyltransferase family protein — MTAGTAGAANAQRIREFKMPDVGEGLTEAEILKWYVRPGDTVTDGQVVCEVETAKAAVELPIPYDGVVHAVNFDEGTTVDVGTVIIAVDTDPGAGPVQGQPGAGEAPADAAEEDAEPQGRQAVLVGYGAAPSSTKRRARKPQPGAGPQPATRVPHASVGAPSEPVTAGLQAELNGRGAPAPAATAVAVAEPPAVPAAGRPLAKPPVRKLAKDLGIDLAMVVPTGPGGVITRDDVHAAVAPVEAAPAVAPTAPAVGVPAAAAAVGAFDAARERRVPVKGVRKATAQAMVASAFTAPHVTEFITVDVTRTMKLVQELKQDPDMAGLRVNPLLLVAKAFLVALKRHPEANAAWDEANQEIVYKDYINLGIAAATPRGLIVPNIKDAGTKALPQLAAELGELVATAREGKTTPAAMSGGTVTITNVGVFGVDTGTPILNPGESAILAFGAIKLQPWVHKGRVKARQVTTLALSFDHRLIDGELGSKLLADIAAVLERPKRLITWG, encoded by the coding sequence ATGACTGCAGGGACCGCCGGCGCCGCGAACGCGCAGCGCATCCGCGAGTTCAAGATGCCCGACGTGGGCGAGGGCCTCACCGAGGCCGAGATCCTCAAGTGGTACGTCAGGCCCGGTGACACCGTCACCGACGGCCAGGTCGTCTGCGAGGTGGAGACCGCCAAGGCCGCCGTCGAACTGCCCATCCCCTACGACGGGGTGGTGCACGCGGTGAACTTCGACGAGGGCACCACCGTCGACGTCGGCACGGTGATCATCGCCGTGGACACCGACCCGGGCGCCGGGCCCGTCCAGGGGCAGCCCGGTGCGGGCGAGGCGCCCGCCGACGCCGCGGAGGAGGACGCCGAGCCGCAGGGCCGGCAGGCGGTGCTGGTCGGCTACGGCGCCGCGCCGTCCTCGACCAAGCGCCGGGCGCGCAAGCCGCAGCCGGGCGCCGGCCCGCAGCCCGCAACGCGCGTTCCGCACGCGTCCGTTGGGGCCCCGTCGGAGCCGGTGACCGCCGGGCTCCAGGCGGAGCTGAACGGGCGGGGCGCGCCCGCTCCGGCCGCCACCGCAGTGGCCGTCGCGGAGCCGCCCGCGGTGCCCGCCGCCGGGCGGCCGCTGGCCAAGCCCCCGGTCCGCAAGCTGGCCAAGGACCTGGGCATCGATCTGGCGATGGTCGTCCCGACCGGGCCGGGTGGCGTCATCACCCGCGACGACGTCCACGCCGCGGTGGCTCCGGTCGAGGCGGCGCCGGCCGTCGCGCCGACCGCGCCCGCGGTGGGAGTTCCGGCAGCGGCGGCCGCCGTCGGTGCCTTCGACGCGGCCCGCGAGCGTCGGGTGCCCGTCAAGGGCGTGCGCAAGGCCACCGCGCAGGCGATGGTCGCCAGCGCCTTCACCGCGCCGCACGTCACGGAGTTCATCACCGTCGACGTGACCCGCACGATGAAGCTCGTCCAGGAGCTCAAGCAGGACCCGGACATGGCCGGGCTGCGGGTCAACCCGCTGCTGCTGGTCGCCAAGGCGTTCCTGGTCGCCCTCAAGCGCCACCCGGAGGCCAACGCCGCCTGGGACGAGGCGAATCAGGAGATCGTCTACAAGGACTACATCAACCTCGGGATCGCGGCGGCCACCCCGCGCGGCCTGATCGTCCCGAACATCAAGGACGCGGGCACGAAGGCGCTACCCCAGCTCGCCGCGGAACTGGGCGAGTTGGTGGCCACCGCGCGCGAGGGCAAGACCACCCCGGCGGCGATGTCCGGCGGCACGGTCACCATCACCAACGTCGGCGTCTTCGGTGTCGACACCGGCACCCCGATCCTCAACCCCGGGGAGTCGGCGATCCTGGCCTTCGGCGCGATCAAGCTCCAGCCGTGGGTCCACAAGGGCAGGGTCAAGGCGCGGCAGGTCACCACGCTCGCGCTCTCCTTCGATCACCGCCTGATCGACGGTGAGTTGGGCTCCAAGCTGCTCGCGGACATCGCGGCGGTCCTGGAGCGGCCCAAGCGCCTGATCACCTGGGGCTGA
- a CDS encoding GNAT family N-acetyltransferase, with product MRSHTIIRRYRDEDQGAVCDLWSRAARQAHPFIEGEGRGERARLLREVYLVRAENWVAEREGTVVGLLRLLAGDEGRGGAEIGGLFVAPEAQGAGIGRELVEHAAARCGALTLEVFEESARARRFCAHLGFTERGRRIDERTGHPLIVAAREAPLRSVSWLHVRDGRLLSVRTRGNDTFYLPGGKYEPGETAREALSRELSEELGLRIPAEELSEEFVVHDFAHGKNGRRLHMTCFVGGPQDIEPALGREIAEYAWFDRAESWERCAPAHRQVVDRLIAQGRMRG from the coding sequence ATGAGGAGTCACACGATCATCCGCCGCTATCGGGACGAGGACCAGGGCGCGGTGTGCGACCTGTGGTCCCGGGCAGCGCGGCAGGCGCATCCGTTCATCGAGGGGGAGGGCCGGGGAGAACGGGCCCGGCTCCTCCGCGAGGTGTACCTGGTCCGGGCCGAGAACTGGGTCGCCGAGCGCGAGGGGACCGTCGTCGGGCTGCTCCGGCTCCTGGCCGGCGACGAGGGCCGGGGCGGTGCCGAGATCGGTGGACTGTTCGTGGCGCCGGAGGCGCAGGGGGCGGGCATCGGCCGGGAACTGGTGGAGCACGCGGCCGCCCGGTGCGGGGCGCTGACCCTGGAGGTCTTCGAGGAGAGCGCCCGGGCCCGGCGGTTCTGCGCGCACCTGGGGTTCACGGAGCGCGGGCGGCGGATCGACGAGCGGACCGGCCACCCGCTGATCGTCGCGGCACGCGAGGCACCGCTGCGGTCGGTGTCCTGGCTGCACGTGCGCGACGGGCGGCTGCTGAGCGTGCGGACGCGGGGGAACGACACCTTCTACCTCCCGGGCGGCAAGTACGAACCGGGGGAGACCGCACGGGAGGCGCTCTCGCGGGAGCTCTCCGAGGAACTCGGACTGCGCATCCCCGCCGAGGAGTTGTCGGAGGAGTTCGTCGTCCACGACTTCGCGCACGGCAAGAACGGCCGCCGGCTGCACATGACCTGCTTCGTCGGCGGACCCCAGGACATCGAGCCCGCCCTGGGCCGGGAGATCGCCGAGTACGCGTGGTTCGACCGCGCGGAGTCCTGGGAGCGCTGCGCGCCCGCCCACCGGCAGGTGGTGGACCGGCTGATCGCGCAGGGGCGCATGCGGGGCTGA
- a CDS encoding GntR family transcriptional regulator yields MPSASAPTAPARESGTAKPPPAAERVYTHIKDAVLDRRYEGGMLLTEGELADAVGVSRTPVREALLRLEVEGLIKLYPKKGALVLPVSAQEIADVVETRLLVEKHAAAKAVPAAGALIDELNALVETMREQAAAGDLAALSATDRAFHAAIVRSAGNQILDRLYEQLRDRQLRMGVAVMHSHPDRIAKNITEHTEILDALRAGDADAATDAVQRHVSWARNLARGDER; encoded by the coding sequence ATGCCATCAGCGTCCGCGCCCACCGCCCCCGCGAGGGAGTCCGGTACCGCCAAACCACCGCCCGCCGCCGAGCGGGTCTACACCCACATCAAGGACGCCGTCCTGGACCGCCGTTACGAGGGCGGGATGCTGCTCACCGAGGGGGAGCTCGCCGACGCCGTCGGGGTCTCCCGGACCCCGGTGCGCGAGGCGCTGCTGCGCCTTGAGGTCGAGGGGCTGATCAAGCTCTACCCGAAGAAGGGCGCGCTGGTCCTGCCGGTCTCCGCACAGGAGATCGCCGACGTCGTCGAGACCCGGCTGCTGGTGGAGAAGCACGCGGCGGCCAAGGCCGTGCCCGCCGCCGGTGCGCTGATCGACGAACTGAACGCGCTGGTGGAGACGATGCGGGAGCAGGCCGCCGCGGGCGACCTGGCAGCCCTGTCGGCCACCGACCGGGCGTTCCACGCGGCCATCGTGCGCAGCGCAGGCAACCAGATCCTGGACCGGCTCTACGAGCAACTGCGCGACCGGCAACTGCGGATGGGCGTCGCGGTGATGCACTCCCACCCCGACCGGATCGCCAAGAACATCACCGAGCACACCGAAATCCTCGACGCGCTGCGGGCCGGTGACGCCGACGCGGCCACCGACGCCGTGCAGCGACACGTCAGTTGGGCCCGCAATCTCGCGCGGGGGGACGAACGATGA